One genomic window of Actinoplanes lobatus includes the following:
- a CDS encoding STM4012 family radical SAM protein — protein MNLDDSPYQGYLYAYPHKTAYRKLDPRPPLSDVWAGERQDSLFGYVHLPFCEMRCGFCNLFTRANPPDEQVTAYLAQLRRQAAAVRDSLSPGAVFSRLAIGGGTPTYLTAPELSELFGIVGDAFGTTAVPLSVETSPATATPDRLAVLAEHGTTRISIGVQSFLDTEARAAGRPQRLAEVMTALTAIREARIPVLNIDLIYGIDGQTTATWQHSLDEALRWRPEELYLYPLYVRPLTGLGRRAHARADWDRQRQQLYRQAVGVLTDAGYVRHSMRQFRLAGAPVPDGPDYCCQDDGTIGLGCGARSYTTDLHYSFDYAVAVSEVRAVIDDYLSRPQTDFRYAEIGFRLDAVEQRRRWLLKSLLRAEGVDAAAYLSRFGTAHTGDFPQLDGLVDRGWLNPARTRLTDEGLAWSDAIGPWLVSAGVREAMGTYVPR, from the coding sequence GTGAACCTCGACGATTCGCCGTATCAGGGATATCTGTACGCGTACCCGCACAAGACCGCGTACCGGAAACTCGACCCGCGGCCGCCGTTGAGCGACGTGTGGGCGGGTGAGCGGCAGGACTCCCTGTTCGGGTACGTGCATCTGCCGTTCTGTGAGATGCGCTGCGGGTTCTGCAACCTGTTCACCCGCGCCAACCCGCCGGACGAGCAGGTCACCGCCTATCTGGCGCAGCTTCGCCGGCAGGCGGCCGCGGTCCGGGACAGCCTCTCCCCCGGCGCCGTGTTCTCCCGGCTGGCGATCGGCGGCGGCACCCCCACCTATCTGACCGCCCCGGAACTGTCGGAACTGTTCGGCATCGTCGGCGACGCCTTCGGCACGACCGCGGTCCCGCTGTCGGTGGAGACGTCCCCGGCCACCGCCACCCCCGACCGGCTCGCCGTCCTCGCCGAGCACGGCACGACCCGGATCAGCATCGGCGTACAGAGCTTCCTCGACACCGAGGCCCGCGCCGCCGGCCGGCCACAGCGCCTCGCCGAGGTGATGACGGCGCTCACCGCGATCCGGGAGGCGCGGATCCCGGTGCTCAACATCGACCTGATCTACGGCATCGACGGGCAGACCACGGCCACCTGGCAGCACTCACTCGACGAGGCGCTGCGCTGGCGGCCCGAGGAGCTGTACCTGTACCCGCTCTACGTGCGCCCGCTGACCGGACTGGGCCGGCGCGCCCACGCCCGCGCCGACTGGGACCGCCAGCGCCAACAGTTGTACCGGCAGGCGGTCGGCGTGCTGACCGACGCCGGCTACGTGCGGCACTCCATGCGCCAGTTCCGCCTCGCCGGCGCGCCCGTCCCGGACGGCCCCGACTACTGCTGCCAGGACGACGGCACGATCGGGCTGGGCTGCGGGGCGCGTTCCTACACGACGGACCTGCACTACTCGTTCGACTACGCGGTCGCCGTCTCCGAGGTCCGCGCGGTCATCGACGACTACCTTTCAAGACCACAAACCGATTTCCGGTACGCCGAGATCGGCTTCCGTCTGGACGCCGTCGAACAACGGCGCCGCTGGCTGCTCAAGTCGCTGCTGCGGGCCGAGGGGGTGGACGCCGCCGCCTACCTGTCCCGGTTCGGCACGGCCCACACCGGCGACTTCCCACAGCTGGACGGCCTGGTGGACCGGGGCTGGCTGAACCCGGCCCGCACTCGGCTCACCGACGAAGGTTTGGCCTGGTCCGACGCCATCGGACCGTGGCTGGTGTCGGCCGGTGTCCGCGAAGCGATGGGAACCTACGTTCCACGATGA
- a CDS encoding M4 family metallopeptidase, whose translation MARIARRGRWVLGVASVVALLGGAAVAARQTSADTTRDAAPATAVAAADRPVPAVTPSRAVAEARTAIRGRGPVIHGAAGDAYREVDVVADPAGRRHVRFTRTHRGLDVLGGDFVVHTDATGAYTGVTVAQRTAVDVPAKPSITRGRAVAVAERRFTGTRVKTSARLVVDAFESTPALAWEVTVSGTAQGGIPSDLVVVVDAGTGKVRRAYDEVHAADTATGNGFHARTVPISTTATSDGWVMIDPDRGGNAVRDAGNLFEPGLTTSPLFTDADNVWGDGTLTDRASVAVDAHHGLAKAWDYFDQTFGRSGIADDGKGTTAYVHYSRIYKNAFWRSSCRCMFLGDGQPVPWTTLDVVAHELAHGLTDRTADLVYTGEAGALNESSSDIFATLVEFFVNSRIDRPDYTIGEDVTNNGFPVRYMAEPTKDGRSASCWTPQVKDLDVHHGSGIGNKFFYLLAVGSGTTPRWGTSTPCNGAPAVTGIGNDKAARIWYQALTAYMVSNTNWSGAREATLKAAVDLYGAGSTEADTVQAAWLAVGVDGTDQIPTPPVDPVIKPVADVITMVGQPVHIQVTATDPQHHQVTFSAKSLPAGITISPDGLISGTPTVKGQPGAVIVATDPDGNTGTATNHWIIKGPPTAPADPPPMTLRAGDSTTWTTEFLDDPDYLRDVGKPVQVSHTGVPDGLTVAFRQQTYGHVAVTVTGTPTTAGSGTMVLTATDSDGQSATLTVPWTVGPALPALPTGVSVTGGNGTALVAWTDPGSEPATPLTGYQIRVSPGTTQTLPPTARSMTITGLDTRKTYTIGVRAVSTVGDGPEKTVTLTPTTLALTASPTATTYAGTVTLTGRILRTGGPIGGAVAYLDQRPAGTTTWTRAATLRTDTNGNWTRALKPATTTSYRVTYPGSSGMWPATSTTATVTIRYAATIKASTLKPKPGKKIKITGTVRPARPGVKVTLQRWSADKWINVTNSKTTTTGTYTFTRAFPKGTWTLRVVVAGGSYNTTGTTRSIKLVAK comes from the coding sequence GTGGCACGAATAGCACGACGTGGTCGATGGGTCCTGGGCGTCGCGAGCGTTGTGGCTCTGCTCGGCGGAGCGGCTGTCGCGGCGCGGCAGACCTCGGCCGACACCACTCGGGATGCTGCACCGGCGACGGCTGTTGCCGCCGCGGACCGCCCGGTACCTGCCGTCACGCCGTCGCGGGCGGTGGCCGAGGCCCGTACGGCGATCCGCGGTCGCGGTCCGGTCATCCACGGTGCCGCCGGTGATGCGTACCGTGAGGTCGATGTCGTTGCCGATCCGGCCGGCCGGCGGCACGTGCGCTTCACCCGTACCCATCGGGGTCTTGATGTTCTCGGCGGTGACTTCGTCGTGCACACGGACGCCACCGGCGCATACACCGGCGTGACCGTCGCCCAGCGGACGGCCGTGGACGTGCCGGCGAAACCATCGATCACCCGCGGACGGGCCGTCGCCGTCGCCGAGCGGCGGTTCACCGGCACCCGGGTCAAGACGAGCGCGCGGCTGGTCGTGGACGCGTTCGAGAGCACGCCCGCGTTGGCGTGGGAGGTGACCGTCTCCGGGACGGCGCAAGGCGGGATCCCCAGTGACCTGGTCGTCGTGGTCGACGCCGGCACCGGGAAGGTGCGGCGCGCCTACGACGAGGTGCACGCCGCCGACACCGCGACCGGCAACGGCTTCCACGCCCGTACGGTGCCGATCAGCACCACCGCGACCAGCGACGGCTGGGTGATGATCGACCCGGACCGGGGCGGCAACGCGGTCCGCGACGCCGGCAACCTGTTCGAACCCGGTCTCACGACGTCGCCGCTGTTCACCGATGCCGACAACGTGTGGGGCGACGGCACCCTGACCGACCGGGCGTCGGTCGCGGTCGACGCCCACCACGGCCTGGCCAAGGCCTGGGACTACTTCGACCAGACGTTCGGCCGGTCCGGGATCGCCGACGACGGCAAGGGCACGACGGCGTACGTCCACTACAGCCGCATCTACAAAAATGCGTTCTGGCGCAGCTCCTGCCGGTGCATGTTCCTCGGCGACGGCCAGCCGGTCCCGTGGACCACCCTGGACGTCGTCGCCCACGAACTGGCGCACGGGCTGACCGACCGGACCGCTGACCTCGTCTACACCGGCGAGGCCGGCGCCCTCAACGAGTCCTCCAGCGACATCTTCGCCACCCTCGTCGAGTTCTTCGTCAACAGCCGCATCGACAGGCCGGACTACACCATCGGCGAGGACGTCACCAACAACGGATTCCCGGTGCGCTACATGGCCGAGCCCACCAAGGACGGCAGATCCGCCTCCTGCTGGACCCCGCAGGTCAAGGACCTCGACGTCCACCACGGCTCCGGGATCGGCAACAAGTTCTTCTACCTGCTCGCCGTCGGCAGCGGCACCACACCCCGCTGGGGCACCAGCACCCCCTGCAACGGTGCTCCCGCGGTGACCGGCATCGGCAACGACAAGGCCGCCCGGATCTGGTACCAGGCGCTCACCGCCTACATGGTGTCGAACACCAACTGGTCCGGCGCCCGCGAGGCCACCCTCAAAGCGGCCGTCGACCTGTACGGGGCCGGCAGCACCGAGGCCGACACGGTGCAGGCCGCCTGGCTCGCGGTCGGCGTCGACGGCACCGACCAGATCCCCACCCCACCGGTCGACCCGGTCATCAAACCCGTCGCCGACGTCATCACCATGGTCGGCCAGCCGGTCCACATCCAGGTCACCGCCACCGACCCGCAACACCATCAGGTCACCTTCAGCGCCAAGAGCCTGCCGGCCGGCATCACCATCTCCCCCGACGGCCTGATCAGCGGCACCCCGACGGTCAAGGGACAGCCCGGCGCGGTCATCGTCGCCACCGACCCGGACGGCAACACCGGCACCGCCACCAACCACTGGATCATCAAGGGCCCACCGACCGCACCGGCCGACCCGCCGCCCATGACCCTGCGCGCCGGCGACAGCACCACCTGGACGACCGAGTTCCTCGACGACCCCGACTACCTGCGCGACGTCGGCAAACCGGTGCAGGTCAGCCACACCGGCGTACCCGACGGGCTCACCGTCGCCTTCCGGCAGCAGACCTACGGCCACGTCGCGGTGACCGTGACCGGTACCCCGACCACCGCCGGATCCGGCACGATGGTCCTCACCGCCACCGACAGCGACGGCCAGAGCGCCACCCTCACCGTGCCGTGGACCGTCGGACCGGCACTTCCCGCCCTGCCCACCGGCGTCTCCGTCACCGGCGGCAACGGCACCGCACTCGTCGCCTGGACCGACCCGGGCTCCGAACCGGCCACCCCGCTCACCGGCTACCAGATCCGCGTCTCCCCCGGCACCACTCAGACCCTGCCGCCCACCGCACGGTCGATGACCATCACCGGCCTCGACACCCGCAAGACCTACACCATCGGGGTACGGGCCGTCAGCACCGTCGGCGACGGCCCCGAGAAGACCGTCACCCTCACCCCGACAACGCTGGCGCTGACCGCCTCCCCCACCGCCACCACCTACGCGGGCACGGTCACCCTCACCGGCCGCATCCTGCGCACTGGCGGTCCGATCGGCGGCGCCGTCGCCTACCTCGACCAACGACCCGCCGGCACCACCACCTGGACCCGCGCCGCCACCCTCAGAACCGACACGAACGGCAACTGGACCCGCGCCCTCAAACCGGCGACGACGACCAGCTACCGGGTCACCTACCCCGGCTCGTCCGGCATGTGGCCAGCCACCTCCACCACTGCCACCGTCACCATCCGCTACGCCGCCACCATCAAGGCCAGCACCCTCAAACCCAAACCCGGCAAGAAGATCAAGATCACCGGTACGGTCCGGCCCGCGCGCCCCGGCGTGAAGGTGACCCTGCAACGCTGGTCCGCCGACAAGTGGATCAACGTCACCAACTCCAAGACCACCACCACCGGCACCTACACGTTCACCCGTGCCTTCCCCAAGGGAACCTGGACGCTCCGGGTCGTCGTCGCCGGCGGCTCCTACAACACAACCGGCACCACCCGCTCCATCAAACTCGTCGCCAAGTAG
- a CDS encoding cellulase family glycosylhydrolase, translated as MKHRPWLAGATALAAAAVTTAIALAQPAAAATGGTGTGYLHTSGNKIIDSTGATVRLTGINWFGMETDNKTFHGLWSSNPWKSQIDTMASLGYNTLRVPFSDDALKPGATATGINDFTNPDLVGLSPLQILDKVIAYSGDKGMRIILDRHRPTAAGQSPLWYTTAVPESTWIADWKSLAQRYAGNTTVIGADLHNEPHAEGTNPAATGACWGCGDTTRDWRLAAERAGNAILAVQPNWLIFVEGVSCPSGGLNNVWDNDTSNDEDCGWWGGNLSKAGQYPVRLDVANRLVYSPHEYATSVYHQTWFDDPTYPANMPAIWDKYWGYLYKQNIAPIMMGEFGSTLQADVDKIWLQELLKYTGTGVNGMSFTYWSWNPNSGDTGGIANDDWTTINQAKQAIISPYLIPPAGGGTSPQPSTSASTSTPPVPAGACKATYTQDNSWQGGFQGKLAVQNTGNAAVNPWQVTWTWPSGVTLASGWNATVTQTGTTVTAAAPSYAPSLAAGASVTVGFTANGTASAPTAVKLNGVVCS; from the coding sequence GTGAAACACCGCCCATGGCTCGCGGGCGCCACCGCCCTCGCAGCCGCGGCCGTCACCACGGCCATCGCTCTCGCCCAGCCGGCGGCCGCCGCCACCGGCGGCACCGGAACCGGCTACCTGCACACCAGCGGAAACAAGATCATCGACAGCACCGGCGCGACCGTCCGCTTGACCGGGATCAACTGGTTCGGCATGGAGACCGACAACAAGACCTTCCACGGCCTGTGGTCCAGCAACCCGTGGAAGAGTCAGATCGACACGATGGCCTCGCTGGGCTACAACACCCTGCGCGTCCCGTTCTCCGACGACGCCCTCAAACCCGGCGCCACCGCCACCGGCATCAACGACTTCACCAACCCCGACCTCGTCGGACTCTCCCCGCTGCAGATCCTCGACAAAGTGATCGCCTACTCCGGCGACAAAGGCATGCGCATCATCCTCGACCGCCACCGCCCCACAGCCGCCGGACAGTCGCCGCTCTGGTACACCACCGCCGTACCCGAAAGCACCTGGATCGCCGACTGGAAATCCCTCGCCCAGCGCTACGCCGGCAACACCACCGTCATCGGGGCCGACCTGCACAACGAACCTCACGCCGAAGGCACCAACCCCGCCGCCACCGGCGCCTGCTGGGGCTGCGGCGACACCACCCGCGACTGGCGACTCGCCGCCGAACGCGCCGGCAACGCCATCCTCGCCGTCCAACCGAACTGGCTGATCTTCGTCGAAGGCGTCAGCTGCCCCAGCGGCGGCCTCAACAACGTCTGGGACAACGACACCAGCAACGACGAGGACTGCGGCTGGTGGGGCGGCAACCTCTCCAAAGCCGGCCAATACCCGGTACGCCTCGACGTGGCCAACCGCCTGGTCTACTCACCGCACGAATACGCCACTTCGGTCTACCACCAGACCTGGTTCGACGACCCGACCTACCCCGCGAACATGCCGGCGATCTGGGACAAGTACTGGGGCTACCTCTACAAGCAGAACATCGCCCCGATCATGATGGGTGAGTTCGGCAGCACCCTGCAGGCCGACGTCGACAAGATCTGGCTCCAGGAACTGCTCAAGTACACCGGCACCGGCGTCAACGGCATGTCCTTCACCTACTGGTCCTGGAACCCGAACTCCGGCGACACCGGTGGCATCGCCAACGACGACTGGACCACCATCAACCAGGCCAAACAGGCGATCATCTCGCCGTACCTCATCCCGCCGGCCGGCGGCGGCACCAGCCCGCAACCGTCGACGTCCGCGTCGACCTCGACCCCGCCGGTTCCGGCCGGCGCCTGCAAGGCCACCTATACCCAGGACAACAGTTGGCAGGGCGGCTTCCAAGGCAAGCTCGCCGTCCAGAACACCGGCAACGCCGCCGTCAACCCGTGGCAGGTGACCTGGACCTGGCCGTCCGGCGTCACCCTCGCCAGCGGCTGGAACGCAACCGTCACCCAGACCGGAACCACTGTCACCGCGGCCGCGCCGAGCTACGCACCGTCGCTCGCCGCAGGCGCCTCGGTCACGGTCGGCTTCACCGCCAACGGTACGGCCAGCGCCCCGACCGCCGTAAAGCTCAACGGCGTGGTGTGCTCATAA
- a CDS encoding GNAT family N-acetyltransferase, which translates to MEEHLIVFAEKLPGLGELTMVPLDPAAHAPVVHGWVTKERNRFWGMGEHSVADVEEIYGYVDSLESHHAYLLLLDDGPIGIFQTYEPSHDPVGECYDVQPGDFGLHLLIDAEGRDLPHLTSAVFPALLRHLFAADPARARIIAEPDIRNDRMISRLRREGFTLGPEIDLRHKRAQLTFLDRVRFEAAFAPR; encoded by the coding sequence ATGGAGGAGCACTTGATCGTATTCGCGGAGAAGCTGCCCGGCCTGGGCGAGCTCACCATGGTTCCGCTCGATCCGGCCGCGCACGCCCCGGTCGTGCACGGCTGGGTGACCAAGGAACGCAACCGGTTCTGGGGCATGGGCGAGCACTCGGTCGCCGACGTCGAGGAGATCTACGGTTACGTCGACAGCCTGGAGAGCCACCACGCCTACCTGCTGCTGCTCGACGACGGCCCGATCGGGATCTTCCAGACGTACGAGCCGTCACACGACCCGGTCGGCGAGTGCTACGACGTGCAGCCCGGTGACTTCGGCCTGCACCTGCTGATCGACGCCGAGGGCCGCGATCTGCCACACCTGACCAGCGCCGTCTTCCCGGCCCTGCTCCGGCACCTCTTCGCGGCGGACCCGGCCCGCGCACGCATCATCGCCGAACCGGACATCCGCAACGACCGCATGATCAGCCGCCTCCGGCGGGAGGGTTTCACCCTGGGCCCGGAGATCGACCTGCGCCACAAGAGGGCCCAGCTGACCTTCCTCGACCGGGTACGTTTCGAGGCCGCGTTCGCACCGCGGTGA
- a CDS encoding STM4014 family protein, giving the protein MPLALVGNPSNRRVALFTAAVRRAGLPAPAIHPWRDVLLSGHVPGPGALVRIDSPGEDAEVDRLLRALGSGRPATTARHGEILGMGAAFTGLGLALARVADGGGLPLSDPADILSMTDKRRCHALLSAAGIPVPPALSLGDVPTIGAPSGSGSLPLQPAAAPSALRLSAPAPPGAGPSASPPVHGYDALRAAMREAGWGRVFVKPAHGSSASGVIAFAAAGRRVTAVTSVELSGGSLFNNLGVRRYDDESSIRTIVDLLAPDGLHVEQWFPKASLGDRVLDLRVVVIAGRPRHVVVRTSRSPMTNLHLGNARGDAGAVRAAAGERSWAAAMETCVRVAACFPRTLHVGVDLMFRVGWRDHAVAEVNAFGDLLPGVLADGQDTYDAQVAAILDGWPDAHPGRLSAGRPSASSGLAGDLAGASCVS; this is encoded by the coding sequence ATGCCACTCGCCCTCGTCGGTAACCCGTCCAACCGCCGGGTCGCGCTGTTCACCGCCGCCGTGCGGCGGGCCGGGCTGCCCGCGCCGGCGATCCATCCGTGGCGGGACGTGCTGCTCTCCGGTCACGTTCCCGGCCCCGGCGCACTGGTCCGGATCGACTCTCCGGGCGAGGACGCCGAGGTGGACCGTCTACTTCGTGCCCTCGGCTCGGGCCGCCCGGCCACGACGGCCCGGCACGGCGAGATCCTGGGGATGGGCGCGGCCTTCACCGGGCTGGGGCTGGCCCTCGCCCGCGTCGCCGACGGTGGCGGGCTGCCGCTCAGCGATCCCGCGGACATCCTGAGCATGACGGACAAACGCCGCTGCCACGCGCTGTTGTCGGCCGCGGGGATACCGGTGCCGCCCGCGCTCTCCCTCGGCGATGTTCCGACCATCGGCGCGCCGTCCGGCTCGGGGTCGCTTCCTCTCCAGCCTGCCGCCGCGCCTTCCGCTCTGCGGCTTTCCGCACCAGCCCCTCCCGGTGCCGGGCCTTCCGCGTCCCCGCCGGTGCACGGTTACGACGCCCTGCGTGCGGCCATGCGGGAGGCCGGATGGGGGCGGGTCTTCGTGAAACCCGCCCACGGCTCCTCCGCCTCCGGGGTGATCGCCTTCGCCGCGGCCGGGCGGCGGGTCACGGCCGTCACCTCGGTCGAGCTGAGCGGTGGGTCCCTCTTCAACAACCTGGGGGTACGCCGTTACGACGACGAATCCTCCATCCGCACGATCGTCGACCTGCTGGCGCCGGACGGGCTGCACGTCGAGCAGTGGTTCCCCAAGGCGTCCCTCGGCGACCGGGTCCTCGACCTGCGGGTCGTGGTGATCGCCGGCCGGCCACGGCACGTGGTGGTGCGGACCAGCCGGTCCCCGATGACGAACCTGCATCTCGGCAACGCCCGCGGCGATGCCGGGGCGGTGCGGGCCGCCGCCGGTGAACGATCGTGGGCGGCCGCCATGGAGACGTGTGTGCGGGTGGCGGCGTGCTTTCCCCGTACCCTGCATGTCGGTGTTGATCTGATGTTCCGGGTGGGTTGGCGTGATCATGCGGTGGCCGAGGTGAACGCGTTCGGCGACCTGCTTCCCGGTGTGCTCGCGGACGGCCAGGACACCTATGACGCGCAGGTCGCCGCGATCCTCGACGGCTGGCCAGATGCCCATCCCGGACGGCTTTCCGCGGGGCGTCCTTCGGCGTCGAGCGGACTGGCGGGCGACTTGGCGGGCGCTTCGTGCGTGAGTTGA
- a CDS encoding STM4013/SEN3800 family hydrolase, translated as MRELIGSHDVLFVTLDTLRFDVAQRCLADGRTPRLAKVLPGGVWERRHSPASFTYAAHHAFFAGFLPTPVTPGPHERLFAARFGGSETAGPRTFVFDAPDLPAGLAAAGYHTVCLGGVGFFNPAAPLGRVLPGLFAESHWESAFGVTAPDCLGAQLDRLESIIAGLPADRPLFTFLNVAAMHQPNKHYIPGADTDSVETHAAALEYVDGCLERLFELVSGRERPCLVIICSDHGTLYGEDGHVGHRVAHETVWTVPYADFILEPT; from the coding sequence GTGCGTGAGTTGATCGGCAGCCATGACGTTCTGTTCGTCACGTTGGACACGCTGCGGTTCGATGTGGCGCAGCGGTGCCTGGCCGACGGGCGGACCCCGCGATTGGCGAAGGTGCTGCCCGGCGGTGTGTGGGAGCGGCGGCACAGTCCGGCGAGCTTCACCTATGCGGCGCATCACGCCTTCTTCGCGGGTTTCCTGCCGACGCCGGTGACGCCCGGGCCGCACGAGCGGCTGTTCGCGGCCCGGTTCGGTGGCAGTGAGACCGCCGGGCCGCGGACGTTCGTGTTCGACGCCCCGGATCTGCCGGCCGGCCTGGCCGCCGCCGGGTATCACACGGTCTGTCTGGGTGGGGTGGGGTTCTTCAATCCGGCCGCACCGCTGGGCCGGGTGCTGCCGGGCCTGTTCGCCGAGTCGCACTGGGAGAGCGCGTTCGGGGTGACCGCACCGGACTGTCTCGGCGCGCAACTCGACCGATTGGAGTCGATCATCGCGGGGCTGCCCGCCGACCGGCCGCTGTTCACGTTTCTCAACGTCGCCGCGATGCACCAGCCCAACAAGCACTACATCCCCGGCGCCGACACCGACTCGGTGGAGACCCACGCGGCCGCCCTGGAGTATGTGGATGGTTGCCTCGAAAGGCTGTTCGAGCTGGTCAGCGGGCGTGAACGACCATGCCTGGTGATCATCTGCTCGGATCACGGCACGCTCTACGGCGAGGACGGCCACGTCGGTCACCGGGTCGCGCACGAGACGGTGTGGACGGTGCCGTACGCCGATTTCATCCTGGAGCCGACGTGA
- a CDS encoding STM4015 family protein produces MTIHEFVTTFADLPVVQSEDGPDPVDPAAVAWRVEMEDFEASEEEFAAAFERMLARSGPAGPTALIIGEWGCAYDTAFPIRILLDNAARLTGLRALFIGEMSYEQCEISWIHHSDITPLLTTFPALERLQLRGADGLELSPVRHESLRALVFQSGGLPASVIRAIGASDLPGLTHLELWLGVANYGGDARAEDLEPILAGRSLPALTHLGLRNAEIAEELAAAVAAAPVVSRLTSLDLSLGVLGDAGAASLLAGQPLTHLESLDLHHHFMSPEMAQRVVDDLPGVTVDVSDPQKEERWGRYTAVAE; encoded by the coding sequence GTGACCATTCACGAGTTCGTGACGACGTTCGCGGATCTTCCCGTCGTGCAGTCCGAGGACGGGCCCGATCCGGTCGACCCGGCCGCCGTTGCCTGGCGGGTCGAGATGGAGGACTTCGAGGCCTCCGAGGAGGAGTTCGCCGCGGCCTTCGAGCGGATGCTGGCGCGCAGCGGCCCAGCCGGCCCGACCGCGCTGATCATCGGCGAGTGGGGGTGCGCCTACGACACGGCCTTCCCCATCCGGATACTGCTCGACAACGCCGCCCGGCTCACCGGCCTGCGTGCGCTGTTCATCGGCGAGATGAGCTATGAGCAGTGCGAGATCTCCTGGATCCACCACAGTGACATCACCCCGCTGCTCACCACGTTCCCGGCCCTGGAGCGGCTGCAACTGCGCGGCGCCGACGGCCTCGAGCTGAGCCCGGTGCGTCACGAGAGCCTGCGTGCGCTGGTCTTCCAGTCCGGCGGCCTGCCCGCCTCCGTGATCCGGGCGATCGGCGCCAGCGACCTGCCGGGCCTCACCCACCTGGAGCTGTGGCTCGGGGTGGCCAACTACGGCGGCGACGCCCGCGCCGAGGACCTCGAGCCGATCCTGGCCGGCCGTTCGCTGCCCGCGCTCACCCACCTGGGCCTGCGCAACGCGGAGATCGCCGAGGAACTGGCCGCCGCGGTCGCCGCCGCGCCGGTGGTCTCCCGGTTGACCAGCCTCGACCTGTCCCTCGGCGTCCTCGGTGACGCGGGCGCCGCGAGCCTGCTGGCCGGGCAGCCGCTCACCCACCTGGAGTCGCTGGACCTGCACCACCACTTCATGTCGCCGGAGATGGCCCAGCGGGTGGTCGACGACCTGCCCGGCGTGACGGTCGACGTCTCCGACCCGCAGAAGGAGGAGCGCTGGGGCCGGTACACCGCGGTGGCGGAGTAG
- a CDS encoding STM4011 family radical SAM protein: protein MTDLYVLYRGPLASCNYDCPYCPFAKRVDPPEVLRADRAALERFTGWVEATTDRRLSVLFTPWGEGLTRSWYRDAIVRLSHLPHVARVAIQTNLAARTGWLAAANPRVAALWTTYHPGEATRERFLARCRELDLLGIRYSVGVVGLPDHHGEAVALRSALPATVYLWVNAADGHVYTTEEERRWTALDPRFGDSVRPHASLGLPCHAGETAISVLGDGTVRRCHFIQEPIGNLYDGTWRAALRPRACTNALCDCHIGYVHLKPLRLRDVYTEGLLERIPAVWPIDRLHRRWGGSA, encoded by the coding sequence ATGACCGACCTCTATGTGCTCTACCGTGGGCCGCTCGCGAGTTGCAACTACGACTGCCCGTACTGCCCGTTCGCCAAGCGCGTCGACCCGCCGGAGGTGTTGCGCGCCGACCGGGCGGCCCTGGAACGGTTCACCGGCTGGGTGGAGGCGACCACCGACCGGCGTCTGTCGGTGCTGTTCACGCCGTGGGGCGAGGGGCTCACCCGGTCCTGGTACCGGGACGCGATCGTGCGTCTCTCCCACCTGCCGCACGTCGCCCGGGTCGCGATCCAGACGAACCTGGCCGCCCGCACCGGCTGGCTGGCCGCGGCGAACCCCCGGGTCGCCGCGCTGTGGACCACCTACCACCCGGGCGAGGCGACCCGGGAACGGTTCCTGGCCCGCTGCCGGGAACTCGACCTGCTCGGCATCCGCTACTCGGTCGGCGTCGTCGGGCTCCCCGACCACCACGGCGAGGCGGTCGCGCTGCGCTCGGCGCTGCCGGCCACGGTCTACCTGTGGGTGAACGCGGCCGACGGCCACGTCTACACCACCGAGGAGGAGCGGCGCTGGACCGCGCTGGATCCCCGCTTCGGCGACAGCGTCCGCCCGCACGCGTCACTCGGCCTGCCGTGCCACGCCGGCGAGACCGCCATCTCGGTGCTGGGCGACGGCACCGTCCGCCGATGCCACTTCATCCAGGAACCGATCGGCAACCTGTACGACGGCACGTGGCGCGCGGCCCTCCGACCGCGCGCGTGCACCAACGCCCTGTGCGACTGCCACATCGGCTACGTACACCTCAAGCCGCTGCGCCTGCGCGACGTCTACACCGAAGGCCTCCTCGAACGCATCCCCGCGGTGTGGCCCATTGATCGCCTCCACCGGAGGTGGGGCGGTTCCGCATAA